A portion of the Brevundimonas pondensis genome contains these proteins:
- a CDS encoding Dyp-type peroxidase, giving the protein MNAHAPALISQPVCAPLTPAALFLVLNIAPGEAAETAVRELCGDLSSLLRGVGFRDLQGELSCVMGFGSEAWDRLFGAPRPKNLHPFREINGVHRAVSTPGDILLHIRAMRPDLCFELAMHVMDRLGEAVTTEDEVHGFKFFDNRDLLGFVDGTENPVPQVAGAAALVGDEDPDFIGGSYAIVQKYLHDMKGWNAQPVERQETIIGRFKLSDIEMKDEAKAPYAHNVLTNIDDENGEQLQIVRDNMPFGEVGKGEFGTYFMGYAREPGRIERMLDNMFIGSPPGNYDRLLDFSRAVTGTLFFVPTVNFLDDVEA; this is encoded by the coding sequence ATGAACGCTCACGCTCCCGCCCTGATCTCTCAGCCCGTCTGCGCTCCGTTGACGCCGGCGGCCCTGTTTCTGGTCCTGAATATCGCACCAGGCGAAGCGGCCGAAACCGCTGTGCGTGAGCTGTGCGGCGACCTGTCGTCCCTGCTGCGCGGCGTCGGCTTCCGCGACCTGCAGGGTGAGCTGAGCTGCGTCATGGGCTTCGGGTCGGAGGCCTGGGATCGCCTGTTCGGCGCGCCCCGCCCGAAGAACCTGCATCCCTTCCGTGAAATCAACGGCGTTCACCGCGCCGTCTCGACGCCCGGCGACATCCTACTGCACATCCGCGCGATGCGCCCGGACCTCTGCTTCGAGCTGGCCATGCACGTCATGGATCGCCTCGGCGAAGCCGTGACCACCGAGGACGAGGTGCACGGCTTCAAATTCTTCGACAACCGCGACCTGCTGGGCTTCGTCGACGGCACGGAAAACCCCGTGCCCCAGGTCGCCGGCGCCGCCGCCCTGGTGGGTGACGAGGACCCCGACTTCATCGGCGGCAGCTACGCCATCGTCCAGAAATACCTGCACGACATGAAGGGCTGGAACGCCCAGCCGGTCGAACGCCAGGAAACCATCATCGGCCGCTTCAAGCTGTCGGACATCGAGATGAAGGACGAGGCCAAGGCTCCCTACGCCCACAACGTCCTGACCAACATCGACGACGAAAACGGCGAGCAACTGCAGATCGTGCGCGACAACATGCCTTTTGGCGAAGTCGGCAAGGGCGAGTTCGGCACCTACTTCATGGGCTATGCCCGCGAACCCGGCCGGATCGAGCGGATGCTGGACAACATGTTCATCGGCTCGCCGCCAGGAAACTATGATCGGCTGCTGGACTTCAGCCGCGCCGTGACGGGAACCCTGTTTTTCGTTCCCACCGTGAATTTCCTCGACGACGTCGAGGCCTGA
- a CDS encoding hypervirulence associated TUDOR domain-containing protein, whose translation MGDRFRIGDHVAWNSEAGRVSGVIIAVHTQDFDYKGHTRHATTAEPQCEIQSDKTDHVAAHKGAALSRLR comes from the coding sequence ATGGGCGACAGGTTCAGGATCGGCGATCATGTCGCCTGGAACTCGGAGGCCGGTCGCGTCTCGGGCGTCATCATCGCCGTCCACACCCAGGACTTCGACTACAAAGGGCACACCCGCCACGCCACGACGGCTGAGCCGCAGTGCGAGATCCAGAGCGACAAGACTGATCATGTGGCCGCCCACAAGGGCGCGGCGCTCAGCCGGCTTCGCTGA